The following proteins are encoded in a genomic region of Arachis ipaensis cultivar K30076 chromosome B02, Araip1.1, whole genome shotgun sequence:
- the LOC107627381 gene encoding uncharacterized protein LOC107627381 — MAHLNKKYGIIHKVATAYHSQTNGQAEVSNRKIKRILEKIVKPHQRDWSTRLRDALWAYRTAYKTPIGMRLGGAGVERKLQLEELECIRLKAYENSRHYKEKVKAVHDRNIKQREFRAGDQVLLYNSRLRLMPGKLRSRWDGPYMVEKVEPYGVIHLNHPSSPTFFKVNGHRLKLYHGTVAKNNKELEIFLLKDPTKEEK; from the exons ATGGCACATTTGAATAAGAAGTATGGCATTATTCACAAGGTGGCCACGGCTTATCACTCCCAAACGAATGGCCAAGCCGAAGTGTCTAACAGGAAAATCAAGCGCATACTAGAAAAGATTGTGAAACCTCATCAGAGAGATTGGAGTACCAGACTTAGAGATGCGCTATGGGCTtaccggacagcttacaagacaccGATCGGCATGA GATTGGGAGGAGCCGGAgttgaaaggaaattgcaactggAAGAACTGGAGTGCATTCGATTAAAGGCTTATGAAAACTCGAGGCATTACAAGGAAAAGGTGAAGGCGGTGCATGATCGGAACATCAAGCAAAGAGAGTTTAGAGCTGGAGATCAAGTCcttctctacaactcaaggctgagATTAATGCCAGGAAAACTGAGGTCAAGGTGGGATGGCCCATATATGGTGGAAAAGGTTGAGCCATATGGAGTTATCCACTTGAACCATCCCTCAAGCCCCACATTCTTCAAGGTTAATGGTCATCGTCTGAAACTGTATCATGGTACAGTGGCGAAGaacaacaaggagctggagatctttcTCTTGAAAGACCCAACCAAGGAAGAGAAGTGA